One Coffea eugenioides isolate CCC68of chromosome 2, Ceug_1.0, whole genome shotgun sequence genomic window, GATACATATGCAGCAAGCAGAATTGTCAAGTTTTCTACTGATTCTTCATTTGTTCATATCGATTATTCTCACAGAATCTTTAGTCACATTGAGAACTCAAATGGGTTCATTTGGAATACCATGATGAGAGCCTACATTCAAAGAAATAAGCCCAAAGAGGCAATCTTTTTGTATAGATTAatgttgaaaaataatttgattgTAGATAATTATACTTATCCTTTAATGGTCCAAGCTTGTGCATTGAGGTTAGTAGAATTTGAGGGAAGAGAGTTTCATGATCATGTGATTAAAATGGGTTTTGATAGTGATGTTTATGTGCAGAATACTTTGGTTAATATGTATGCAGTGTGTGGGAACGTGAGGGATGCAAGGAAGTTGTTTGATGAAAGTCCTGTAACAGACTTGGTTTCGTGGAATTCGATCTTGGCTGGGTATGTTAAGATAGGGAATGTTGAGGAAGCTAAGATGATATATGATCAAATGCCTAAAAGGAATACAATTGCGTCTAATTCAATGATTGTGCTGTTGGGTAGGTGTGGTAGGGTGAGTGAGGCTCTTCAACTGTTTAGGGAAATTGATGAGAAAGATTTGGTCTCCTGGACAGCTTTGATATCGTGTTATGAGCAAAATGGCCTGTATGAAGAGGCTCTGAAGTTGTTTGGTGAGATGTGTTCTAATGGGCCTGCTCCTGATGAAGTTGTGATGGTGAGTGTGCTCTCTGCTTGTTCACATCTGTATGTTGTTAAAACAGGGGAATTGGCACATGGTCTGGTTATAAGAATTGGTTTTGAATCTTATCTAAATCTCCAAAATGCTTTGATTCACATGTACTCTTCTTGTGGAGATCTAGTGGCCGCGGAAAAGTTGTTTGATGCTGGTCGATTTCTGGATCAGTTTTCTTGGAACTCCATGCTTTCTGGCTACTTGAGATGTGGCAGAGTGGAAAAAGCTAGAGCTTTATTTGAGTATATGCCTGAAAAGGATGCTGTTTCATGGGGTGCAATGATCTCTGGGTATGTCCAGCTTGGTCAATTTTCAAAGACTTTAGAATTGTTTCAAGAGATGCTGATGAAGGATGTCAGGCCTGACGAAACAACTCTGGTTAGTGTGATTTCAGCTTGCACCCATGTGGCTGCCCTTGACCAAGGGAAATGGTTACATGCTTATATAAGAAAAAATGGACTAGATATAAATATCATTCTCGGCACCACCCTTATTGACATGTACATGAAATGTGGATGTGTGGAAAATGCAGTGGAAGTCTTTACCGGCATGAAAGATAAGGGGGTTTCCACTTGGAATGCTCTAATTCTTGGCTTAGCAATGAATGGTCAGGTGGAAAGATCCCTTGAGATCTTTGAACAGATGAAAATAAGTGAAGTAGTACCTAATGAGATAACATTTGTGGCAGTTCTTGGGGCTTGTCGACACATGGGCCTAGTAGATCTCGGGCGTGGTTACTTTGAGTCGATGACCAAGATATACAATGTTGAACCTAATATTAAACACTACGGCTGCATGGTTGATCTTCTTGGACGTGCGGGCCTTCTGAAAGAAGCTGAGAAGCTCATTCATAGTATGCCTGTGGTGCCAGATGTTGCAACTTGGGGTGCCTTGCTTGGAGCTTGTAAAAAATACGGAGACAATGAAATGGGAGAAAGGGTGGGGAGGAAGCTTATTGAGCTTCAGCCTGATCATGATGGCTTCCATGTATTATTGTCCAACATATATGCTTCGAAAGGTGATTGGAATGATGTTATGGAGATCAGAGGGACAATGATGCAGCAAGGTGTTGTTAAAGTGCCTGGTTGCAGTATGATTGAAGCCAATGGTGTTCTTCATGAATTCCTGGCGGGTGACGAATCACACCCTCAAATGAAAGAGATTGAGATAATGTTAGATAAAATGGCTAAGAGACTGAAAATATTAGGTTATGCACCTGGTGTCAATGAGGTTTTCTTTGACATTGATGAGGAGGAGAAGGAAACTACTTTGTTTAGACACAGTGAGAAGCTTGCTATTGCCTTTGGACTTATTGCAATTAGATCACCAACACCAATAAGGATAATGAAAAACTTGCGAATCTGTAGTGATTGTCATGAGGCTGCAAAGCTAATTTCTACAGCTTTTAATCGTGAAATTGCGGTGAGGGATCGACATCGTTTTCACCACTTCAGAGATGGTTCTTGTTCTTGCATGGACTATTGGTAGTAACATATGCCAGGATGCAGAGAATCAGTTAAAGAGAGTAGGCTCGAAATGTTATGTATAAGTTACTGAATGGCTTGGTCTTCCTTGCTTCTGAGAATATGCCAGCATTAACATAATCATTTGTGGGTTTACCATCACAAGTGAAACTAGAACTAGTGGGTTGTAAATTATACCGAGCATATGCTTTGAACGTGCCTTGGATCTTCTGTTTCTTGTCCTCATAAGATCGGCTCGTTGGGCCTTGGCAAAGATGGAAAGGcatgtattttttaatttctctGCCCTACACTAGTTCCGTTTTCTTTTGTCTTCACCCTCTGTGAGGGCTTTCCCATCAGTGTCATTATTTTGTATTTAGCTTGTGCAGGTTGCCATTGAGCCACTATGACTTCCATGGAGCTTGTTGAAGAACATTTTGGTCAGACTCTTTGCAGTAGGTATGGAAGTCCAAAATTTCTTGTTTATTTCAGTTGCTAATTTTGTCATCAGTGAGCAAAAATTAGGTTGACTGAAAAGTCTTCTGATTTCTTGGATTACTTATGATTGTGTAACGCCGAGAGAGATAGATCTAACAGAATGAACATCTGGAGACTAAATGTCCTGTGTTAAAGTGGTACTTCTAACTACATGAATTACTTGTCTCTGAAATTATGAGATTATAGACCAAAACAGTTGATAATATTGATTCTTTGATATTAAAAAACATCCATATTTTACCAAATCTTATTGTAGTTGTATCTGATTATCATGGCTTATGGCTATCTAGGCTGGTTTGAAAGATGAACGCTCTTGAATTCTGTAACAGACTGCATTCATCCTGACACTTGTTTCAAATCCAAACGTAGGAAACTATCCCTACAGGCTACACAGCATTATCATAACCAGAAAATTCCTGCAGATGCAGCATTCAGCGAAGCACAGGCATTGAATCATTTGCAAATCCTCTAGCAAGAAAAGTGACAGAATTGGCATGcttgttctttttcaaattGCATCAGCTAGCTCAATCTCTTCGTTAATAGCTAATGTTGTAGGAATGAATGTTTGAAGTGTCCTATATGGTTTTAGCCCCTCCCACTCACCAACAGAAATTCGAGAATGATCAGAGGGCAATATAAAATCCCAGACTAGCAATTGCAAGTCTCGCAGGCTGTTTTGCTCAATTTGGACGTTTGgtttttcctcttattttgGTAAACAACAGCAttttaattaagaaaaaaaaaataaagcagtTTAACGAGGATTAATTACTGTCTTCCTAGAAAAAGCAACACccctcaaatcatccaaaagtaGGGGTATAAAGTCAGGGCATAAATGATACAAAATAAAAGATTCCAGTAGACTTCCACCCAGCTTAGCCAAAGCGTTTGTGCAGCGGCTGGCTTCTCTATAGTAATGCCTCAATGAGACCTGAAGGAATTGTCCCACGCGTATTCTGCAATAAGTTAGAATAGGAGAGAATTCATGAGTTTCAGTATCAGTATTTGATAACATATTGACAATAAGTATGGAATCCATTTCAATTTCCAATTTGGAAATATTATGTTGAATGGTCAGAAAGTCTCATTCCCTGTTAAATCTATGCATACACAAAGTTTCATTCCCTGTTAAAAGTAAATTTATTGAATCAGAAATTTgagctttttcttttctgataAGCACTTATGCAAGCCGCTGTGCTCTCAAACTAGAAACAGTTATCCAAAAGAGAGAAATCCAAGAACAATACAAGCTTTTATCTCGAAATATAAACCAGTGTACAGATGAATAATTAAAAGTGATTATTGTCAATTTGTTATGTGAAGATGATACAAACGGGCATCTGGGGTAGAACAATGATCGATCCATCTAAGATTATGTTGTGTTTCTTAGAATTTCGCAGGGAGTGGTAGGAAACATCTCCCTTTTCAATTAATCCTTGTGAGAACTTCCAGAATCCTGCTGATATATTTAATCTCCCGTGAAGATGGAGCTTCTTTTGTAAAGCTTTTAGCAACTCTCGTCTGTCAAACGGTAGAAAACTGACGGTTCCATCTGTTGGCCATTCTTCTTTTCATTCGAATATCTTGAGGAGTAGGGAAAATGCTGTTTGCCTGTAATGCTCGTCAGATCACAACTGATTCCTGCTGATAAGTTATTTCCCTTGAACATTAAGGCTTTCTCTTAGCTATGCTCTTACTATTTCATGCCTCATCAAAGGATTTTTGTCACAGTTACATCACGATCCTCCATGGCTTTTCCAAATTGCAACCATCACGTCCCATCTTCTAAATCATGTAGAAAATAATCTAATTCAGGAAAGTATCCAGCATCCTTCATATGCTGTAGCAGCTTTTCTAGAACCCTGTAAACCCATTCCATATGAGAACCCACCTTATCTCCAGCAACAAAACAATAAATTTCATTCTGCAGTTCAACCCAGCTTCTCCCTGTCTCTTTCTTGTTCCCCAGTCTTCTCATTAATTTCCTAGCTGCTGCAAACTCTCTCCAGTTTCCATCAGCAGCACAGAGGTTTGATAACGTGATGTAAGTCCCTGCAATACCTGGCCGCAGTTCCAACACTCTACTTACTGCTAATTTTCCCAATTCTGGACGTTTATGCATTTTACAAGCTCCAAGAAATACAGCCCAAACAGTTTCATCAGGCAGAAAAGGCATACTTTTGATTAGCTCATAAGCCTCCTCAACCCTCCCTGCACGTCCTAGCAAATCTAC contains:
- the LOC113763940 gene encoding pentatricopeptide repeat-containing protein At1g08070, chloroplastic-like; its protein translation is MMRAYIQRNKPKEAIFLYRLMLKNNLIVDNYTYPLMVQACALRLVEFEGREFHDHVIKMGFDSDVYVQNTLVNMYAVCGNVRDARKLFDESPVTDLVSWNSILAGCGRVSEALQLFREIDEKDLVSWTALISCYEQNGLYEEALKLFGEMCSNGPAPDEVVMVSVLSACSHLYVVKTGELAHGLVIRIGFESYLNLQNALIHMYSSCGDLVAAEKLFDAGRFLDQFSWNSMLSGYLRCGRVEKARALFEYMPEKDAVSWGAMISGYVQLGQFSKTLELFQEMLMKDVRPDETTLVSVISACTHVAALDQGKWLHAYIRKNGLDINIILGTTLIDMYMKCGCVENAVEVFTGMKDKGVSTWNALILGLAMNGQVERSLEIFEQMKISEVVPNEITFVAVLGACRHMGLVDLGRGYFESMTKIYNVEPNIKHYGCMVDLLGRAGLLKEAEKLIHSMPVVPDVATWGALLGACKKYGDNEMGERVGRKLIELQPDHDGFHVLLSNIYASKGDWNDVMEIRGTMMQQGVVKVPGCSMIEANGVLHEFLAGDESHPQMKEIEIMLDKMAKRLKILGYAPGVNEVFFDIDEEEKETTLFRHSEKLAIAFGLIAIRSPTPIRIMKNLRICSDCHEAAKLISTAFNREIAVRDRHRFHHFRDGSCSCMDYW